One Enterococcus silesiacus genomic window carries:
- a CDS encoding PadR family transcriptional regulator, producing MDIEDWKSQLKRGSLELCILTLLKNRAYYGYELIALLSNWEIIAAKENTMYPLLRRLTKEGFLESYWETTANGSRRKYYKITPLGRQYLEAMTTQWQFLKIAITDIQQYEEENK from the coding sequence ATGGATATTGAAGATTGGAAGTCACAGCTAAAAAGAGGCTCCTTAGAACTATGTATTCTTACCCTTCTAAAAAACAGAGCCTATTATGGATATGAATTAATCGCTTTACTAAGTAATTGGGAGATTATCGCTGCAAAAGAGAACACCATGTACCCTCTCTTGAGAAGGTTAACAAAGGAAGGTTTTTTAGAAAGCTATTGGGAAACAACGGCCAATGGTTCTCGTAGAAAATACTATAAAATTACACCATTGGGCAGACAATATTTAGAAGCAATGACCACCCAATGGCAATTTTTAAAAATTGCTATCACTGATATTCAACAATATGAGGAGGAAAACAAATGA